The following are encoded in a window of Helicoverpa armigera isolate CAAS_96S chromosome 24, ASM3070526v1, whole genome shotgun sequence genomic DNA:
- the LOC110371184 gene encoding nose resistant to fluoxetine protein 6: MWQLYSLFIIIARVSSDSSPQLAQWGSSIDALMQRLQRDSWEREEAPCLQSTLTLLHNVKNHTLWASWIWNANSLITGNMYSSHSNFGNFDQCMKPPWLHTHPELKTKYCIGKMAIPGEVKDKPEYDPYGSSVEYLNSPTLSGLPVNVVLWGLCVPASCGARGAARLASALCDINACAPGSPELVVDHCQTAGDKMEYSAGFYVFIILIVSLILIAVASTYYRSHIANDDQPPDSIETIITKSFCLKKNRDDLLKENKEEISVMNGMRFLTAVTVISVHQMFYMVMLGIANGQDYDKNLEGIGGIFLHVDVIVDTFFVMSGLLHIKGLMANPKRQQNLFSVLWKRYVRLIGPFALIIFYLISVSKHTGSGPVWIWGNKLEGDICSETWRGSLLMLNTDPKYICHAVTWYVPCDYQLAILGTLLFYFYKKDRRLGFTAFGTAAVLSLIIPAVLTYLYQLPVVHFTDLGKLLNQLRNYWEISYTYTPSYSRAGAYLVGVAMGYLMTLYKPDDYRKSVSLTLSILGTTLALVTMVLVMFLGQYYLYREYAPIEAAFVAATNRIVWAVAICCIIAFCEYGTVPIVSDILSVPLFTPLSRLSYGIYMIHPLIIQRKTFTQRAPITYDLFSVIFDTTATLVMSISLSFAMWLLIEAPLINMSNHFLFNKSKSIQTNKESDKNGHISQQNGTAKSKTS; this comes from the exons atgtGGCAATTGTAttcattgtttattataattg CGAGAGTATCATCAGACTCGTCACCACAGCTGGCGCAGTGGGGCTCGTCAATAGACGCGCTGATGCAGCGACTGCAGCGAGACTCCTGGGAGCGCGAGGAAGCGCCATGCTTGCAGAGCACGCTCACACTCTTGCACAATGTCAAGAACCACACGCTGTGGGCTTCTTGGA TTTGGAACGCCAATTCCCTCATCACAGGCAACATGTACAGTTCACATTCAAACTTCGGAAACTTCGACCAGTGCATGAAGCCGCCGTGGCTTCACACCCATCCTGAACTCAAGACCAAGTACTGTATTGGAAAGATGGCGATACCAGGCGAGGTGAAGGACAAGCCTGAGTACGATCCTTATGGGTCTTCGGTGGAGTATCTTAAT TCTCCAACGCTATCAGGCTTACCAGTGAACGTAGTACTATGGGGTCTATGCGTGCCGGCGTCATGCGGCGCTCGCGGCGCGGCGCGTCTCGCCTCGGCGTTGTGTGATATCAACGCGTGCGCTCCTGGTTCACCCGAGTTGGTAGTCGACCACTGCCAAACTGCTGGAGATAAAATGGAGTATAGTGCTGGATTTTATGTGTTTAT AATATTAATAGTATCGTTGATACTAATAGCAGTAGCATCTACTTACTATAGAAGTCATATAGCCAATGATGATCAACCACCAGATAGTATAG aaacaataataacaaaatcgtTCTGTTTGAAGAAGAATCGTGATGACTTATTGAAGGAGAATAAGGAAGAGATCAGCGTGATGAATGGCATGAGGTTCCTCACAGCTGTGACTGTTATATCTGTACATCAGATGTTTTATATGGTCATGCTGGGGATAGCTAATGGACAGGATTATgataag AACCTCGAAGGAATAGGAGGGATATTTCTTCACGTTGATGTAATCGTTGACACATTCTTCGTCATGTCTGGACTTCTCCATATCAAAGGTTTGATGGCAAACCCCAAGAGACAGCAGAATTTGTTCAGCGTTTTATGGAAACGTTACGTGAG ATTAATAGGACCCTTCGCACTAATAATCTTCTATTTGATATCGGTGTCAAAGCACACTGGTTCTGGACCGGTCTGGATTTGGGGCAACAAATTAGAAGGAGACATTTGTTCTGAGACTTGGAGAGGAAGCTTGCTGATGCTCAACACTGATCCTAAATATATT TGCCACGCAGTAACCTGGTACGTACCATGTGACTACCAGCTCGCGATCTTGGGAACTCTTCTTTTCTACTTCTACAAGAAGGACAGAAGACTTGGTTTTACTGCCTTCGGAACCGCTGCAGTCTTGTCTCTGATCATACCAGCAGTTCTCACGTATTTGTACCAACTGCCTGTCGTGCATTTTACGGATTTGGG CAAATTGCTAAACCAATTGCGAAATTATTGGGAGATTAGTTACACCTACACCCCGAGCTACAGTCGCGCTGGAGCCTACCTCGTCGGCGTCGCCATGGGATACCTCATGACTCTGTACAAACCTGATGATTATAGGAAGTCTGTATCTCTG aCACTATCCATACTTGGAACTACACTAGCCCTGGTTACAATGGTGCTTGTAATGTTTCTCGGCCAGTATTACTTGTACCGGGAGTATGCACCAATAGAAGCTGCATTTGTAGCTGCTACCAATAGGATCGTGTGGGCTGTAGCTATATGCTGCATTATAGCGTTCTGCGAGTATGGGACTGTTC CTATAGTGTCTGACATACTAAGCGTACCTCTGTTCACGCCGCTCAGCCGACTCTCATACGGTATCTACATGATACACCCTCTCATCATACAGCGGAAGACTTTCACGCAGAGGGCGCCTATCACGTATGATTTGTTTTCAGTG ATATTCGACACTACAGCTACCTTAGTGATGTCAATTAGCCTAAGCTTCGCCATGTGGCTCCTCATTGAAGCGCCGCTGATCAACATGAGTAATCATTTTCTCTTTAACAA GTCAAAAAGTATTCAGACCAACAAAGAGTCAGATAAAAATGGTCACATCTCTCAACAAAATGGGACAGCGAAGTCAAAAACGTCGTGA
- the LOC110371153 gene encoding nose resistant to fluoxetine protein 6, with translation MWFICYILVLFASVSSDSSPQLAQWGSSIDALMQRLQRDSWEREEAPCLQHTLTLLHNVKNHTLWASWIWNANTVATGNLFGSLTNFGNFDQCLKPPWLRTHPHFRTKYCVARLTLTEHKKTAPQYDPYGSVEEYLNSPTPSGLPSNELVWGVCVPASCGARGAARLGAAMCDVTACAPRAPNVTVDHCQTAGESTPYTAGFYVFITILVLAILTAVVSTFYLMQTPTDDDQTSVCLDDDPCLQTIITESFDIRRNYADLVKENKHEIRILNGIRFIVATAVIAIHELFYALMLGFVNTRDFNTAIEGPTGFLLHADVVVDTFFAMSGLLYIKGLLANSYKNQNLFVVLWKRYVRLIGAFSVVIFYLCSVSDFTGSGPHWSQFSQFEPEVCRRTWRKSLLMLSTRVDDMCDLVTWYIPCDYQLGILATVLFYFYKKDRRLGLAAFGTSAVLSLIIPGVLTYWYRLPVVHFANVGKWYLTYRDYWEVSFTYMASYSRAGAYLVGVAMGYLMTLYKPDDYRKTVSQFWSLLGVAVSLISMVSVFSLGWYYLLKEYEPLEAAVVAATNRVVWATAICCIIGLCEYGTVPFIPDLLSLPIFTPLSRLSYGIYMIHPLLIQRRIFAKRGPMTFDALAMVTDTFGDLTLATGLSFAMWLFIEAPFINLCNHLIFNKSKSIPSEVIKQNGNHYQNGEVKTKLL, from the exons CCAGTGTATCATCAGACTCGTCACCACAGCTGGCGCAGTGGGGCTCGTCAATAGACGCGCTGATGCAGCGACTGCAGCGAGACTCCTGGGAGCGCGAGGAAGCGCCATGCTTGCAGCACACGCTCACACTCTTGCACAATGTCAAGAACCATACGCTGTGGGCTTCTTGGA TTTGGAACGCCAACACGGTGGCCACTGGGAACCTGTTCGGCTCGCTGACGAACTTCGGTAACTTCGACCAGTGCCTGAAGCCGCCCTGGCTGCGCACACATCCTCACTTCAGGACCAAGTACTGCGTCGCGAGACTCACGCTCACTGAGCACAAGAAGACTGCACCTCAGTATGATCCTTATGGATCTGTGGAAGAGTATTTAAAT TCTCCGACACCATCGGGTCTGCCATCGAATGAGCTAGTATGGGGTGTATGCGTGCCGGCGTCGTGCGGCGctcgcggcgcggcgcggctcgGCGCGGCGATGTGTGACGTCACCGCGTGCGCACCCCGCGCGCCCAACGTCACGGTCGACCACTGCCAAACTGCTGGAGAAAGTACGCCGTATACTGCTGGATTCTATGTCTTTAT AACAATATTAGTGTTGGCTATACTCACAGCTGTGGTTTCAACATTTTATCTAATGCAAACACCTACTGATGACGATCAAACTTCAGTATGTTTGGATGATGATCCCTGTCTGC aaacaataataacagaATCCTTCGACATCAGAAGGAATTACGCAGACTTGGTGAAGGAGAACAAGCATGAGATACGAATATTGAACGGGATACGGTTCATAGTGGCGACGGCTGTCATAGCTATACATGAACTGTTCTATGCTTTGATGCTGGGATTTGTTAATACTAGAGACTTTAATACG gCTATTGAAGGTCCAACAGGCTTTCTTCTTCATGCAGATGTGGTGGTTGATACGTTCTTCGCGATGTCTGGTCTACTGTATATAAAAGGTCTTTTGGCTAACTCgtacaaaaatcaaaatctctTCGTTGTATTGTGGAAGCGTTATGTGAG ATTAATAGGAGCATTTTCAGTGGTAATATTCTACTTGTGTTCGGTGTCAGACTTTACGGGGTCTGGTCCCCACTGGTCTCAGTTCAGTCAGTTCGAGCCAGAAGTCTGTCGCAGGACTTGGAGGAAGAGTCTGCTCATGCTTAGCACTAGAGTGGATGatatg TGTGATCTGGTTACCTGGTACATACCATGTGACTACCAGCTCGGGATACTGGCGACAGTTCTCTTCTACTTCTACAAGAAGGACAGGAGACTGGGTCTAGCTGCCTTCGGAACCTCTGCAGTCTTGTCTCTGATCATACCAGGAGTTCTGACGTATTGGTACCGGTTACCTGTAGTGCATTTTGCTAATGTTGG CAAATGGTACCTCACATACCGTGACTACTGGGAAGTAAGCTTCACCTACATGGCGAGCTACAGTCGTGCTGGTGCTTACCTCGTCGGCGTTGCCATGGGCTACCTCATGACTCTGTACAAACCTGACGATTATAGGAAGACTGTATCTCAG TTCTGGTCATTACTAGGTGTAGCAGTATCTCTCATATCAATGGTGTCCGTGTTCTCACTGGGCTGGTACTACTTACTGAAGGAGTATGAGCCTTTAGAAGCGGCCGTGGTGGCAGCTACGAACAGGGTTGTTTGGGCGACGGCTATCTGCTGTATTATTGGACTTTGTGAATATGGGACTGTTC CTTTTATCCCGGATCTACTAAGCTTACCAATATTCACGCCACTAAGCCGTCTCTCCTACGGTATATACATGATACATCCTCTGCTCATACAGCGGAGGATCTTCGCTAAACGAGGACCTATGACGTTTGATGCGCTTGCTATG gTTACAGATACGTTTGGAGACCTGACATTGGCGACAGGTCTCAGTTTCGCGATGTGGCTGTTCATTGAAGCTCCGTTTATTAATTTGTGCAATCATCTGATCTTTAACAA GTCAAAGAGCATACCAAGTGAAGTCATAAAGCAAAATGGTAATCACTACCAAAATGGAgaagttaaaactaaattattataa